A portion of the Mesobacillus jeotgali genome contains these proteins:
- a CDS encoding YugN-like family protein: MIEIQSELEGKHFDLFKLEQMLKPLGYSIGGNWDYDHGAFDYKIDDEVGYQFLRLPFKAIDGQLDSKGCTVALQRPFLISHKYQRGIDDHAEIGNASASFNQFQEPVDKDASFPEKYIEVGRSLVREVESALLPH; the protein is encoded by the coding sequence TTGATCGAGATACAATCTGAGCTTGAGGGCAAACATTTTGATCTTTTTAAATTGGAACAGATGCTTAAACCGTTAGGATACTCGATAGGGGGTAACTGGGATTACGACCATGGGGCTTTTGATTACAAAATAGATGATGAGGTTGGCTACCAATTTTTGCGGCTGCCTTTTAAGGCTATTGATGGCCAGTTAGACTCAAAGGGCTGCACGGTTGCCTTGCAGCGTCCATTCCTGATTTCGCACAAATATCAGCGAGGAATAGATGACCATGCGGAGATAGGGAATGCCAGCGCATCCTTCAACCAGTTCCAGGAACCGGTGGATAAGGATGCGAGCTTTCCGGAAAAGTACATCGAAGTTGGGCGTTCGCTTGTCCGTGAAGTAGAATCTGCCTTATTGCCACATTAA
- a CDS encoding potassium channel family protein, with protein MTNHLYMRFIRLPILARILMIAAVMIFLFGSLIHYIEPKSFPTIFDGVWWAIITASTVGYGDFYPVSVAGRVTGMILLLVGTGFLSSYFIHLSAATVNKQNAYSEGRVGFKGNGHIIIIGWNERSRTILRSLIKTESLILVDDTLGSNPIKDDNVHFIRGRANKDETLLNAGISTAKKVIITSDQNLDELQADMNTILTLLAIKGLNPDIRCIAEIQTSEQINNARRAGADELIPTNALTSAVLLNSISSPEVVSPLLDLLGELNGKHLSYIEAEASLINKDFPEASSFLQRERKIILIGIKRGDNVIVSPLNNIKIKYDDQLLAISND; from the coding sequence ATGACGAACCATTTATACATGCGCTTTATCAGGCTGCCTATTTTGGCAAGGATCCTGATGATTGCTGCTGTGATGATTTTTCTGTTTGGCTCGCTCATTCATTATATAGAGCCCAAAAGCTTTCCGACCATTTTTGATGGCGTCTGGTGGGCAATCATTACGGCATCAACAGTCGGATACGGGGATTTTTACCCGGTTTCTGTTGCAGGAAGAGTTACAGGAATGATCCTGCTGCTGGTAGGGACAGGCTTTTTGTCATCTTATTTTATCCATCTTTCTGCGGCAACTGTTAACAAACAGAATGCTTACTCGGAGGGGAGAGTAGGTTTTAAAGGCAACGGGCATATCATTATCATTGGATGGAACGAAAGGTCTCGTACGATTTTAAGATCTCTGATTAAAACTGAATCACTCATCCTTGTAGATGACACCCTGGGGTCTAATCCGATTAAGGATGATAATGTCCATTTCATAAGGGGGCGTGCAAACAAGGATGAAACCTTATTGAATGCCGGCATCTCTACAGCAAAGAAAGTGATTATTACTTCCGACCAAAACCTTGATGAACTCCAGGCTGACATGAATACAATCCTTACGCTGCTTGCCATAAAAGGATTGAATCCGGATATCCGCTGCATTGCTGAAATTCAAACTAGCGAACAGATTAATAACGCAAGGAGGGCTGGAGCGGATGAGCTGATCCCCACTAATGCTTTAACTAGCGCGGTCCTTTTAAACAGCATCTCCTCCCCTGAGGTGGTGAGCCCTTTATTGGATTTGCTCGGCGAATTAAACGGGAAACACTTGTCTTATATTGAGGCAGAAGCTTCCCTGATCAACAAGGACTTCCCGGAAGCCAGCAGTTTTTTGCAGAGGGAACGGAAGATTATTTTGATTGGAATAAAAAGAGGGGATAACGTAATCGTCAGCCCCCTAAACAATATCAAGATCAAATATGATGATCAGCTTCTCGCCATTTCAAACGATTAA
- a CDS encoding DedA family protein, producing the protein MHEFVGTVLDWLSSLGYLGIALGLMLEVIPSEIVLGYGGYMISEGTIDFAGAVVAGTIGGTIAQLFLYWLGYFGGRPVLEKYGKYLLINHHHLELSEKWFKQYGSGVIFSARFIPVVRHAISIPAGIAGMSAIKFTLYTIAAMIPWTIFFLYLGIVLGENWSGIKDAAKPYIIPISIIALGAGAVYLLAARKKR; encoded by the coding sequence ATGCATGAATTTGTCGGGACTGTACTGGACTGGCTTTCGAGCCTTGGGTACTTGGGAATTGCCCTCGGTTTGATGCTTGAAGTCATCCCAAGTGAAATTGTCCTTGGATATGGAGGGTATATGATTTCTGAAGGCACTATTGATTTTGCAGGTGCAGTAGTCGCGGGAACCATTGGCGGGACGATTGCCCAGCTGTTCCTGTACTGGCTTGGATATTTCGGCGGCCGTCCTGTTCTGGAAAAGTACGGTAAATACTTATTGATCAATCATCACCATCTGGAATTATCGGAAAAATGGTTCAAACAATATGGGTCAGGTGTCATTTTTTCGGCGAGATTCATTCCAGTAGTTCGGCACGCGATATCGATACCAGCAGGAATTGCAGGCATGTCAGCAATAAAGTTCACGCTTTATACGATTGCTGCAATGATTCCGTGGACCATATTTTTTCTATATCTAGGAATCGTTCTTGGCGAAAATTGGTCAGGCATCAAGGACGCCGCCAAACCGTACATAATTCCGATCAGTATTATTGCACTGGGAGCAGGGGCCGTGTATCTGCTGGCGGCACGAAAAAAAAGATAA
- a CDS encoding spore germination protein gives MLKEMLRLITKQQKNPAPAVDDLKGEQESLKEKGFSRNLQENLSILKQLYSIPENKDIKLRELFLDGFNKHAALVFISTITDVKSIEENILKPLTENTASIKKVKDIVAIQMVNEITIFKDAVKDINKGNALLIVDGEPKAYILDCPDFKSRAIEKPDSEILIKGPKEAFNEKAVANISLIRKKIRNENLMVEVVEVSKRSHNDVFILYIRGLANEKLIDNIKERLGSLEVNAIQNLSLLEEYIEERNYSLFPSMLSTERPDRAASFLEDGYIALLMDNSPDSLVLPATFWSFFHTPEDHYLRFFYGNFTRALRMTALFITLFTSAIYISITTFHAEMIPPDLLLAIAASREKVPFPAVIEILIMELAFELIREAGLRVPSPIGPTIGIVGALILGQAAVEANIISPIVIIVVALGGLSSFAVSDISLNFAVRLTRFLFILCAAMMGIYGMTAIFVGGLFYMVSIKSFGVPYLAPMSPNFKSSKDTIFRRLTKNERLRPGFLKTTDLQKKTNGE, from the coding sequence ATGTTGAAGGAAATGCTCAGGCTGATTACAAAACAGCAAAAGAACCCTGCTCCCGCAGTAGATGATCTGAAGGGAGAGCAGGAGTCCCTTAAGGAAAAGGGATTCAGCAGAAATCTTCAGGAGAATTTATCGATTTTAAAACAGCTTTACAGTATTCCTGAAAATAAGGATATTAAATTGCGAGAATTGTTTCTAGACGGCTTCAATAAGCACGCGGCGCTTGTGTTTATTAGCACAATTACAGATGTTAAGAGTATAGAAGAAAATATCCTAAAGCCTTTAACTGAAAATACTGCTTCTATTAAAAAGGTGAAGGATATAGTTGCGATACAAATGGTGAATGAAATTACCATATTCAAGGATGCAGTCAAAGATATTAACAAAGGCAATGCGCTGCTCATAGTGGATGGAGAACCGAAGGCATATATTTTGGATTGTCCAGACTTTAAAAGCAGGGCGATAGAAAAACCGGATAGTGAAATTCTCATCAAGGGACCCAAGGAAGCGTTCAATGAAAAAGCTGTAGCAAATATTTCATTAATCAGAAAAAAAATCAGGAACGAAAACCTTATGGTTGAAGTAGTGGAAGTTTCGAAGCGGTCCCACAATGATGTTTTTATCCTGTATATTCGCGGCCTTGCCAATGAAAAGTTAATTGACAATATCAAGGAAAGACTGGGCAGCTTAGAGGTGAATGCGATCCAAAACCTCTCACTGCTGGAAGAATACATTGAGGAACGAAACTACTCTTTATTTCCGAGTATGCTTTCAACAGAAAGGCCTGACAGGGCAGCTTCATTTTTAGAGGATGGTTATATCGCCCTATTAATGGATAACTCACCTGATAGTCTTGTTCTTCCGGCAACATTTTGGTCTTTTTTCCATACGCCCGAAGATCATTATCTTAGGTTTTTTTATGGGAACTTTACGAGGGCATTAAGAATGACTGCTCTTTTCATCACGCTTTTCACTTCTGCTATTTACATATCAATAACCACTTTCCATGCTGAAATGATTCCGCCAGATTTGCTCCTGGCAATTGCGGCTTCAAGGGAAAAGGTTCCTTTTCCTGCGGTGATCGAAATTTTAATCATGGAGCTCGCATTTGAATTAATCAGGGAAGCGGGATTGCGTGTCCCAAGCCCAATTGGCCCGACCATCGGTATTGTAGGAGCACTTATCCTTGGACAGGCAGCTGTTGAAGCGAATATTATCAGTCCGATTGTCATTATAGTTGTCGCACTGGGCGGGCTCAGTTCGTTTGCAGTCAGTGATATTAGTTTGAATTTCGCTGTTAGGCTTACTCGCTTTCTATTTATCCTGTGTGCCGCGATGATGGGGATTTATGGTATGACAGCAATATTTGTCGGGGGCTTATTTTATATGGTTTCGATCAAGTCATTTGGTGTGCCTTATTTAGCTCCTATGTCACCAAATTTCAAGTCATCCAAGGATACGATTTTCCGCAGGTTAACGAAAAATGAAAGGTTAAGGCCCGGCTTCTTAAAAACGACAGATTTACAAAAAAAGACTAATGGAGAATAG
- a CDS encoding GerAB/ArcD/ProY family transporter, whose product MRQDQGKIGIKEYFAIISLTVGAKLSDDTPAIIYENAKNAGWMSALLIGIFSFVPIILLIKVYSAHKGKNLHEILLHLFGKVFGTLLSIVMLIGGTAAVIADSGTYVDIIGSMYFTKTPAIILYILLMVICAYGAKRGIEQIGTVSWLLLPYIKITLFVALVFTFRKGTIGYLFPFWGEAPLEVAKASVKNVSIFIDFLYLALIMPLVSSYKDMKKGTLLGLVFITFELSLALVAFVVLFDYTTAEMLNYPFHETIRFIQIGFLANVETLFFPFWLVATFIRFSFYLYLIATLLGGILKIKEFEYLIPLIATIILLIGISPDAPSIYLYVIREKVLVLLSPAFMILPPLMWIVAKIRGDFKNETSL is encoded by the coding sequence ATGAGACAGGATCAGGGGAAAATTGGCATAAAAGAATATTTCGCGATTATCTCGTTGACCGTTGGAGCGAAGTTAAGTGATGATACCCCTGCGATCATTTACGAAAATGCCAAAAATGCAGGCTGGATGTCAGCGTTGCTAATCGGTATTTTTTCATTTGTTCCTATCATTTTATTAATAAAAGTGTATTCAGCGCATAAAGGGAAAAACCTGCATGAAATTTTGCTGCACCTTTTTGGAAAGGTTTTCGGTACTCTCCTATCTATTGTAATGTTAATTGGCGGGACAGCAGCAGTGATTGCGGATTCAGGGACCTACGTCGACATCATTGGCTCGATGTATTTTACGAAAACACCAGCAATCATTCTTTACATACTTTTGATGGTAATTTGTGCTTATGGAGCAAAGAGGGGCATCGAACAGATAGGGACAGTTTCCTGGCTGCTGCTTCCATATATTAAGATTACTCTGTTCGTAGCGCTTGTGTTTACATTTCGAAAAGGCACAATAGGTTATCTATTCCCGTTCTGGGGTGAAGCGCCTCTTGAAGTTGCAAAAGCATCGGTTAAAAACGTTTCGATCTTTATTGATTTTCTCTATCTTGCTTTAATTATGCCGCTCGTCTCCTCGTATAAGGACATGAAAAAGGGAACGCTCCTAGGTCTTGTTTTTATCACTTTTGAGCTAAGTCTGGCACTTGTGGCGTTCGTTGTTTTATTTGATTACACTACTGCTGAAATGTTGAACTATCCTTTTCACGAAACAATCCGATTTATTCAAATAGGCTTTTTAGCAAACGTAGAGACATTGTTTTTCCCCTTTTGGCTGGTTGCAACTTTTATCCGGTTTTCTTTTTATCTATATCTAATTGCAACGTTACTGGGAGGTATTCTGAAAATTAAGGAGTTTGAATATCTCATTCCATTGATCGCGACAATTATCTTATTAATAGGAATTTCACCGGATGCCCCATCCATTTATCTCTATGTAATAAGGGAAAAAGTACTTGTATTATTGAGCCCTGCCTTCATGATTCTTCCGCCATTGATGTGGATCGTGGCAAAAATTCGGGGGGATTTTAAGAATGAAACTTCACTCTAA
- a CDS encoding Ger(x)C family spore germination protein, with amino-acid sequence MKLHSKIIKMIILMAVTLSLSGCWDHKELDEKAYVIGIGLDKHKAEGKVKVTYLIANPEVGSQQTAGGANEPPQEIVTIVADDFISSRNTANTVVAKEISYDLLQVMIVSEELASDPDFIRVIYSATKDREIKRSTQFIVTREEAVEFIKENKPKIETRPHKFLELMIERGQETGMIPEADLNSFFRITEADADLYLAIYATTQKIEKDEMQTTDDDLLAGEIQVQGTTTNAQFIGSAVFKEGKMIGKITGEETRISSLLDSTWVTEDILTAFKDPFNEKYKLSARISQKRDNKYKLITGKGRPIIEIDVPLFIEVYSDPSMINYAKNHEKVEKLKESLTAAIEKNFTEFIAYSQKEFKGETFNLSIPMRREFATLREFRKFDWMHTFPDTEVKVNVLIRFGEFGRQTKLPNLEEVRD; translated from the coding sequence ATGAAACTTCACTCTAAAATAATCAAGATGATTATTCTCATGGCCGTTACATTAAGCCTTTCTGGGTGCTGGGATCATAAAGAACTAGACGAAAAAGCCTATGTCATCGGTATAGGGCTTGATAAGCATAAGGCAGAGGGAAAGGTTAAAGTAACCTATCTCATCGCAAATCCTGAGGTAGGTTCTCAGCAGACTGCAGGAGGAGCGAATGAGCCGCCACAGGAAATTGTGACTATTGTTGCCGATGATTTTATTTCATCACGAAATACAGCAAATACAGTAGTGGCGAAGGAAATTTCCTATGATCTCTTGCAGGTTATGATAGTTTCCGAAGAATTAGCGAGTGACCCGGATTTTATCCGGGTGATATACAGCGCAACCAAGGACAGGGAAATTAAGCGAAGTACACAATTCATAGTCACCAGGGAAGAAGCAGTTGAATTTATAAAAGAAAATAAACCAAAAATTGAAACGAGGCCTCACAAATTCTTGGAGCTAATGATTGAACGGGGCCAGGAAACAGGTATGATTCCTGAAGCTGACCTGAATAGTTTTTTTCGGATCACAGAAGCTGATGCGGATTTATATCTGGCCATTTACGCTACAACCCAAAAGATAGAGAAAGATGAAATGCAAACGACTGATGATGACCTGCTGGCCGGGGAGATACAAGTGCAGGGCACGACAACCAATGCCCAGTTCATTGGCTCCGCAGTCTTTAAAGAAGGAAAGATGATTGGGAAAATTACAGGGGAAGAGACAAGGATATCTAGTTTATTGGACAGTACATGGGTTACTGAGGATATCCTGACTGCATTTAAAGATCCGTTTAATGAAAAATATAAGCTTTCGGCAAGAATCTCTCAAAAACGAGATAATAAGTATAAGCTGATAACTGGAAAAGGCAGGCCAATCATTGAAATAGATGTTCCGTTATTTATAGAAGTATACAGTGACCCCAGCATGATCAACTACGCGAAGAATCATGAGAAGGTGGAAAAACTTAAAGAGTCTCTTACTGCTGCCATAGAAAAAAACTTCACTGAATTTATTGCTTATAGTCAGAAGGAGTTTAAAGGAGAAACCTTCAATCTATCCATTCCGATGAGAAGGGAATTTGCTACTCTCCGGGAATTCAGGAAATTTGATTGGATGCACACCTTTCCGGACACGGAAGTGAAGGTGAATGTCTTGATTCGATTTGGTGAATTTGGACGCCAGACAAAACTGCCTAATCTTGAAGAGGTGAGGGATTAG